Part of the Antechinus flavipes isolate AdamAnt ecotype Samford, QLD, Australia chromosome 2, AdamAnt_v2, whole genome shotgun sequence genome is shown below.
ACCATAGATTTAAAGTTTAGAAGCCACTTAGTGCAACCTCCTTATTTTACCGATGAGTAGTTAAGGCCTAGAAAAGTTGGCTGACCTCACTACAGTGGAGTCAAGGTACAGCATGTCCAACTGGAGCTGATCTGACTGATCAGAAGACTCTTTCACAGCTgtgtcaggcacaaatagtccacatgaatATTTGGAGTAGAAATGTCTCTAAATGTGTGGATCTCATATTCACCTAGAAAGGCTAAATGCCTTGTCTGAGATCATGCAGACAATAGCTGAGTCAATATTCAAGTCAGAACCTCTGACTCTGCCATACTCCCTTTAGATCTCTTAAGGTGGAACTGTAGTTGAAATGGCTTTTTCTGATTGCAGTATATcaaggagggagagggaacaCCCCCAATGAGTGCTTCTGTTTTGTAGTCTTGGGGTGGAGGTGGAAGAAGAGGATCTCTATGCATTTCAGTCTGTCgagagaaaatgtgaaaatacctCCTTGTTCCTCAGTATTTCCCAGCCAAAAAGGAAGCAGGCTTCAAAGCTTGATGAGTTGCAAAACTGGAAGATCCTTTCCAAAGCATCAAGTTATCTTGTACACTTTGGCAGACTTTCATACCATTCAAATGcagaaaaccccaaaacaaagcATTTTCTCTGTAACAGTTTTCTTCAAAAAGTCCAGTTCCTTTGTCCTATTTCATATTTCTAAGATCCAATTTGAGGCATTCTCCTGATCTCACTTGAAATGTTGTAAGGAAACCCCAGAGAGCTCTTGAAATAAGTGTAGCAATAGGGAGCCGTGGAGGAACCCTTAAGTACAGAGGAATATCAAATTGCAGATGGTATAAGCCTCTTCTGGGAggccttcttttttctgttttgaacatTAAAATCTCTGAGTTTTAGTATTTCTTTACTTACCATCTTTATTTATAACTTGTGATGAAGTATGATACCCACCTCCTGACAAAGAAGTGATGCACCCATTGTGCAGATTAAAACATGATtattttggacatgaccaatgtgagaatttgttctgcttgactatacatatttgttttaaaaaacttttgtttttcttcttttcttttttttttagcaattttaATAATACTACATATATTTAAGGataatagatctaagagagaatGGAAAATAATACCTAGGACAGATTTACCAGTGACTAATAAAAAGCAAATCTAACAGTAATAACAACCATAGTCTCTTCCTTAAGATGAAATAAGTGTAAAGAGTGTAAGGAAGTTGTTGGAATATGTTGCTCTAAAACCCACAGAACTTCTTTTTAATGGGACCTTGGTTGATTAATGGTATACATGGCTTATTCTTTTTtaggtgggaaggaagaaaaaaaaatttataagccAAAACaatctaaattaaaaaataatatccttAGTTAttgaagtatttttgtttttgttcattttcagcTATATCCAAtactttgtaactttttttttgacaaatacattagagttgtttgtcttttccttctccattttacaagtgagtaaACTGAAGCGAACacggttaagtgatttgcttttgaaccccaggaagatgagtcttccttacatAGATCTAATCGGTATAGATTGATGATTCTGAAGAAGTTAAATAAGACCCTTTCAAATTTGCCTTTTCCAGGTAAAACACCTTACTCGCGACTGGAGAACCACAGCCTATGCCTTGAAGTATTCAGAGACTCTGGAGTTGAATGAGGATCATCGGAAGGTGAGGAGGATTACACCCGTTCCTTTCTTTCCTGTTGAAAACCAGCCCAGTAGGATGCTGCTGGTCTATGACCTCCACCTGTTCCCCAAGCCATGGGCTCTGGCAGTGCTTCAGGAGAATGGAAGGCTGCAGGAGAAGGTCATGGAACACCTTCTTAAGATCTTCGGAACGTTCGGAGTCATCTCTTCTGTACGGATTCTCAAGCCGGGGAAAGAGTTGCCTCCAGACATCCGGAAGTTCAGCAGCCGGTACAGTCAAGTCGGGACTCAGGTGTGTGCCATTGTGGAGTTCGAAGAGGTGGACGCTGCCATCAGGGCCCACGAGTCCATGAGCTTGGGATCCCCCAGCAAGGGCAGCATCAAAGTCGTGCTCATCGGCATGAAAGCCCCCAAGAAGAAAGCGCCGAGGGACAAGAGCCAGGAGGAGGAGCCCGCCCCGAGCGCCCACCACCACAAGACCCTGAATAAGAGGGTGGAAGAGCTCCAGTACCTGGGGGATGAGTCTTCGGCCAACAGCTCCTCCGACCCCGAGAGTAACCCCGCTTCCCCCATGCTGGAGAGGCGCTACATGGCGGCCAGCAAGCTCAGCCCTTCCCTCTACCACAACCATCACCTGAGTCCAAACGCCTCCCCCCGCTCTAGTCCCTGGAGCAGCCCTCTGCTGCCGCGGAAAGGAGTGTCCAAGAAGTCTCCCCTGGCCGAGGAGGCCGCGCTGAACGCCAGCGCCAGCCCCGACTTCGTTCCCAAGGGGATGGATTACTCCTCGGACAGCAGCGTCACCCCCTCCAGCAGCCCCTGGGTGCAGAGGCGGCGCCTGGCCCAGCTGGGGACGCAGGAGAAAAGTCCGGCCGCCAGCCCTCTGCTCTCCCGCAAAGTCCAGAATGCAGACGGCTCGCCCGTGGGCGTGCTGAGGCTGCCCAGAGGCCCTGACAACACCAAGGGATTTCATGGGGGCTATGAAAGGAAAAGGGGCTTTGTCTAAGCACATGTCCGCCGGCACTACCAGCTCCATAGAAAACCATCTTTATTTTCCTGGGTCTGACAAAACCGCTGGAATGGTCAAGGGCCGTCTCAAGGACGAGTTTCGATGTTTTGTACTGGTGTCGATttcttaatttatatatttgtattggcAGGCAACTACATTTTAAAGACTATCTCCTAGTTCCAAATAACCATTAATCCCAGCATGGGCACTTTGATGATGTCCTAGATATGTAAACATAATGGTACTAAACAGGAATGGGAGAGAGTCTTTAGGAAAGATTGAATAGATACTATTTTTCtgctcttattattttttttcaaataaaactcCTTTGAGATGAGGTATGTGGAGAGATTGTGCTACCATTTAGAATCCTCAGAAGCTAGTGTGGGAGTTGCCCAAAGATCAGAAGTTTTTAATGACAACCTAGTTGACTGATAATATACATAGTTTACTCTCAtagtcagtgaacatttattaagtacccccTGTGTGTCAGGCCCTGTGCCATCAAAACAGAAAATATCTATCTCCTCTTAtgagtgaattaaaaataatCGGCTCTAAGGTCCCAGACTTATCTTGGCCCATTGAGATGATGAACTGATAAATCATTTGGAATTAATGAATTGGCTATCTAGTCCTAATGGAAAAGGAGGACTAAATAGAATCATTGATTCAAAAACCTGGCCAGTGGGTCACAGTGAAACAGTTCAGCTTTCCCATGTTTCTTCCCCAGTTTTGCTGAATCACAAGGAAACAAAAGCAGTGATTTTTATTACATAGGCTTCCATTACACAAATGAAGCTtatttgacagatttttttttttcattttccccagcAGGAGAGATTGTGTGGAAGTAATGAATTATTGTATGTTTTCTGTACTGTTTTGGCCACCGGGATAAAATGGTTGGAGTCCAGTACTACAAATCCATTCAAAAGTAGATTTTAGATTTCTTTAATATATCTTCTATTTTCAAGGGGACAGAAGGGAAAAGTTTCTTTCACAACCATGTCCCTGAATTCACTGCCCCCTTGCTCCTACAGTCTCATTGACTTCTCCAATCAACCATTGATTCCTCATGTTCCTGCATTGTatacacatactctctctctctctctctctctctctctctctctctctctctctctctctctctctctcttttagaaCATAAGTGGATATTACTACAAGAAACTTCAAGGTGAAAGTTTTTAGAGTTAATATTTGCTGTGGTGTCAGATTACCTGCACAGTATAACATCCAGTTATTCTGTATTAAGTAGTCTCCTCCAGGTGTAGCTTGCTGGCCATTTACTTGTTAAAATCCTTGGATTCTTTCCAGCCTATGacaaaattttccttttggaCTTTTCCCAAAGCTAGGCAAGCTGGATCTTATGTCTTAGAAACTTTGTGCCAtcctttccttattcttcttttccctttccccatacTGTTTACACCCTACTCTTCCCCTTTTGTAATGACACTTGTCCTTGCTTCCACACAATAAACTCAAAATGTCCAGGTCACCTTGCCAGTCAATCTGCTCTTTCCTAAACTCTGGCTAAACCCTCAGCTATGGCATGGCTTCACTGTTTATTAGCATAGCAAACCCTTCCCAAAAAGCTTGGCTGGGAAACCCAGCTTAGGGTGTTTTTACAGatgttttgttgattttaatGAAAGCCAGATCCCACTTCACTCTCCAACATGAAACTCTGACCTGACACAGGATTTACCAAAGGCTAATCTTCAGGAAAACAGCTTGGAACACCAAATCCCTTTCCTATACGTAAGCTCACCGTACTAATTATTCCACCACCTAAAGGTGTGACTGCGGCAAAGGGGCCTTGAGTTGATCTGTATAGTACAAGGGTCAAAAATATGAGATCTATTTTTTTAAGCTATGCTATTAATTATTTGAGCATTTTTGTATGTAAGCATTTTCCAAAATATGAATTAGGTCttccttatatttttatagatatcaatatatatttttaattgaagctttttttattttcaaaacatatgcaaagataatttttcaccattgacccttgcaaaatcttgtgttccaatttcccctttctccctccatcccccccccaaaggtggcaagtaatccaatatatgttaaacattcttATTTTTGAGCTGCTAATTTAGAAAACAATAATACAATTTTATAGGAAAGTTTGTAGAGAAGGTCTGCATGATATAGATCTAATCTTATAGAATCATGGACCTAGAACTGAAAGTAAAcactcccctcattttacagtgaaggaaaTTTGAGATGCAGGAAGGTGAAATAATCTGTTCATAGT
Proteins encoded:
- the LARP6 gene encoding LOW QUALITY PROTEIN: la-related protein 6 (The sequence of the model RefSeq protein was modified relative to this genomic sequence to represent the inferred CDS: inserted 1 base in 1 codon), encoding MAQQMEVGGGDGAGQEEDALGEEEQYEAWSGIKNPVQIRVAIQAAEEEGDEEAGAAXGGFGEREDDGDAARYLSPGWGSASEDEPSRGHSGTTTSGGENDGSDQDQDWKPPSYELILKLVDQIEFYFSDENLEKDAFLLKHVRRNKQGYVSVKLLTSFKKVKHLTRDWRTTAYALKYSETLELNEDHRKVRRITPVPFFPVENQPSRMLLVYDLHLFPKPWALAVLQENGRLQEKVMEHLLKIFGTFGVISSVRILKPGKELPPDIRKFSSRYSQVGTQVCAIVEFEEVDAAIRAHESMSLGSPSKGSIKVVLIGMKAPKKKAPRDKSQEEEPAPSAHHHKTLNKRVEELQYLGDESSANSSSDPESNPASPMLERRYMAASKLSPSLYHNHHLSPNASPRSSPWSSPLLPRKGVSKKSPLAEEAALNASASPDFVPKGMDYSSDSSVTPSSSPWVQRRRLAQLGTQEKSPAASPLLSRKVQNADGSPVGVLRLPRGPDNTKGFHGGYERKRGFV